From Lujinxingia vulgaris, a single genomic window includes:
- a CDS encoding KR domain-containing protein has product MDRAVVMVVGGYGEVGRRVSAMVAALPGVRVIVGGRREEEAQRFASELYLEAGGVEVGARQVDVGDRAEFEAAIADVDVVVMCVDVPDAHAALAARAMGSAGSTAMMFQEGKAAANSMSSSPGPQPLPLGFRFRGSASEVLRWRAHASAREPGEVW; this is encoded by the coding sequence ATGGATCGTGCGGTGGTGATGGTCGTGGGTGGTTACGGTGAGGTGGGTCGACGCGTGAGCGCGATGGTAGCGGCGTTGCCCGGCGTGCGCGTCATCGTCGGGGGGCGACGGGAGGAGGAGGCTCAACGCTTCGCGTCCGAACTCTACCTGGAAGCTGGAGGCGTCGAGGTCGGAGCGCGTCAGGTCGACGTGGGCGATCGGGCTGAATTTGAAGCAGCGATCGCAGACGTGGATGTGGTGGTGATGTGTGTGGATGTTCCCGACGCGCATGCTGCCCTGGCGGCGCGTGCCATGGGTTCGGCAGGCTCAACGGCGATGATGTTTCAGGAGGGAAAGGCCGCCGCCAACTCAATGAGCTCGTCTCCGGGGCCGCAGCCGCTCCCCTTAGGGTTCCGCTTTCGGGGGAGCGCTTCAGAAGTGTTGCGATGGCGAGCTCACGCATCAGCGCGTGAGCCGGGAGAAGTCTGGTGA
- a CDS encoding alpha-ketoacid dehydrogenase subunit alpha/beta, which yields MVEPTQQGNLSPSTQPTTNGSGATHQGNQPYYGLSKDELVEMFRLIYTSRKLDDAEINLKRQQKIYFQISGAGHEAVLVAAGKVLKPTYDWFYPYYRDRALCVTLGMTPLEVLAEAVGSSEDPNSGGRQMPAHWGHKDLNIVSQSSCTGTQMLQAAGAAQVARIMAAVEGLQDRKDQYTGDEIIYVSIGDGATSEGEFWEAVNTASAMKLPVMFMVEDNGYAISVPVSVQTAGGSISKACSGFENLFITEFDGCDPVESYGKLQEAADYIRSGKGPALVHAHVVRPYSHSMSDDEKLYKPDHEREAEAQRDPVNAYPAWLIKEGIATEDEIAAVRAEVEATVRQAVDDALELPTPHPDTALDYIYSPDVDPTSSAFETSPVYEDDAQETTMVDLINDALRTEMRRDPSIVVFGEDVADVTNEELLGKVKGKGGVFKVTHRLQEEFGGVRVFNSPLAEANIIGRAIGMATRGLKPVVEIQFYDYIWPAYMQLKNELSNIRWRSNNNFKAPVVVRVPIGGYLKGGAPYHSQSGVTLFTHVPGLRVVMPSNAEDANGLLRTAIRSDDPVMFLEHKHLYRQTYNKGRNPGPDYMIPFGKANIVQEGTDLTIVTYGALVERSRRAAKMHPELSVEILDLRTLSPYDWDAISASIKKTNKVIVAYEDNMSWGYGTEIATRIADELFEYLDGPVKRVAALDSFVAYHPDLEDRILPQIEDLAEAIEWLAKY from the coding sequence GTGGTGGAACCTACACAGCAAGGTAACCTGAGCCCGTCCACACAGCCCACAACCAACGGTTCGGGCGCCACGCATCAAGGCAATCAACCCTACTACGGGTTGAGCAAAGATGAGCTCGTCGAGATGTTCCGGCTCATCTACACCTCGCGAAAGCTCGACGACGCCGAGATCAACCTCAAGCGTCAGCAGAAGATCTACTTTCAGATCTCGGGCGCCGGCCACGAAGCCGTGCTCGTCGCCGCTGGCAAGGTGCTCAAGCCCACCTATGACTGGTTCTACCCCTATTACCGCGACCGCGCCCTCTGCGTGACCCTGGGCATGACGCCTCTGGAGGTCCTGGCCGAGGCGGTGGGCTCCTCCGAAGACCCCAACTCCGGCGGTCGGCAGATGCCGGCGCACTGGGGCCACAAAGATCTCAACATCGTCAGCCAGTCTTCCTGCACCGGCACGCAGATGCTGCAGGCTGCCGGCGCCGCACAGGTTGCCCGCATCATGGCGGCGGTCGAAGGCCTCCAGGATCGCAAGGACCAGTACACCGGCGACGAGATCATCTACGTCTCCATCGGCGATGGCGCGACGAGCGAGGGCGAGTTCTGGGAGGCGGTCAATACGGCCAGCGCGATGAAGTTGCCGGTGATGTTTATGGTCGAGGACAACGGCTACGCCATCAGCGTGCCCGTCAGCGTTCAGACCGCCGGTGGCTCGATCTCCAAGGCCTGCTCCGGCTTTGAGAACCTTTTCATCACCGAGTTCGACGGCTGCGACCCGGTGGAGAGCTACGGCAAGTTGCAGGAGGCCGCCGACTACATCCGAAGCGGCAAGGGCCCGGCGCTGGTGCACGCGCACGTGGTGCGTCCCTACAGCCACTCGATGTCTGACGACGAGAAGCTCTACAAGCCCGACCACGAGCGCGAAGCCGAGGCCCAGCGCGACCCGGTTAACGCCTACCCGGCCTGGCTCATCAAAGAAGGCATCGCCACCGAGGATGAGATCGCCGCTGTGCGCGCCGAGGTCGAGGCCACCGTCCGTCAGGCCGTCGATGACGCGCTGGAGCTGCCCACGCCCCACCCGGACACCGCCCTCGACTACATCTACTCCCCCGACGTCGACCCGACCTCCAGCGCGTTTGAGACCTCCCCGGTCTACGAAGACGACGCCCAGGAGACCACGATGGTCGACCTCATCAACGATGCCCTGCGCACCGAGATGCGCCGCGACCCCTCCATCGTGGTCTTCGGCGAAGACGTCGCTGACGTCACCAACGAGGAGCTGCTCGGCAAGGTCAAAGGCAAAGGCGGCGTCTTCAAGGTCACCCACCGCCTCCAGGAAGAGTTTGGCGGGGTGCGTGTCTTCAACAGCCCCCTGGCCGAAGCCAATATTATCGGTCGCGCCATCGGCATGGCCACCCGCGGCCTCAAACCCGTCGTCGAGATCCAGTTCTACGACTACATCTGGCCGGCTTACATGCAGCTCAAGAACGAGCTCTCCAACATCCGCTGGCGTTCCAACAACAACTTCAAGGCTCCGGTCGTGGTGCGCGTGCCGATCGGCGGCTACCTCAAGGGCGGCGCGCCTTACCACAGCCAATCCGGCGTCACGCTCTTCACCCATGTGCCGGGCCTGCGCGTTGTGATGCCCTCCAACGCCGAAGATGCCAACGGGCTCTTGCGCACCGCCATCCGTAGTGACGACCCGGTGATGTTCCTTGAGCACAAGCACCTCTACCGGCAGACCTACAACAAGGGACGCAACCCCGGCCCCGACTACATGATCCCCTTCGGCAAGGCCAACATCGTTCAGGAGGGCACCGACCTGACGATCGTGACCTACGGCGCCCTTGTGGAGCGCAGCCGCCGCGCCGCGAAGATGCACCCCGAGCTCAGCGTCGAGATCCTCGACCTTCGAACTCTGAGCCCCTACGACTGGGACGCCATCAGCGCCTCGATCAAGAAGACCAACAAGGTCATCGTCGCCTACGAAGACAACATGAGCTGGGGCTACGGCACCGAGATCGCCACCCGCATCGCCGACGAGCTCTTCGAGTACCTCGACGGACCGGTCAAGCGCGTGGCTGCCCTGGACAGCTTCGTGGCCTACCACCCCGACCTCGAAGATCGCATCCTCCCCCAGATCGAAGATCTGGCCGAGGCCATCGAGTGGCTGGCGAAGTACTGA
- a CDS encoding MBL fold metallo-hydrolase — MHTSPFLRATLLGGAAILAVSLLALLHSTAWLASLGGSLQGERLERAKASPNWSDDENIFLNPVETSVMEPGGTWETTRGWFSKPDDAFPSRELPTLTPDLSAPPVSGLRMTWLGHSSTLLEIDGVHLLLDPIFSERASPSTLVGPRRFHPLVLNPEDLPRLDAVIISHDHYDHLDMQAVRDLMRLSAAVFIVPLGVGAHLERWDVPRERIVEMDWWDEHTIKGLTIAATPSRHFTGRGLFDRFETLWASWTFVGPEHRVFFSGDTGFFEGFRDIAERYGPFDIAMYEIGAYHPAWGQIHLGPEGALDAFELMDAALVMPIHWGSFDLGLHGWTEPIETFVRLAEERGHPWVTPAPGASVEPGLIEPRSPWWRVNDP; from the coding sequence ATGCACACATCTCCTTTCCTGCGCGCAACACTTCTGGGGGGCGCTGCGATCCTCGCTGTCTCGCTCCTCGCGCTCCTTCACTCCACCGCCTGGCTCGCCAGCCTGGGAGGCTCGCTTCAGGGAGAGCGCCTTGAGCGAGCGAAGGCCTCTCCCAACTGGAGCGACGACGAGAATATCTTCCTCAACCCGGTAGAGACCTCGGTGATGGAGCCCGGTGGCACCTGGGAGACGACCCGCGGCTGGTTCTCCAAGCCCGATGACGCCTTCCCCTCGCGTGAACTTCCGACCCTCACCCCCGATCTCAGCGCGCCACCGGTTAGCGGACTGCGCATGACCTGGCTCGGCCACTCCTCAACCTTGCTTGAGATCGACGGGGTGCATCTTCTCCTCGATCCCATTTTTTCGGAGCGCGCTTCTCCCTCCACCCTCGTCGGCCCCAGGCGTTTTCATCCCCTGGTGCTCAACCCCGAGGACCTCCCCCGGCTCGACGCGGTGATCATCTCCCACGATCACTACGACCACCTCGATATGCAGGCCGTTCGTGACCTGATGCGCCTGAGCGCGGCGGTCTTCATCGTTCCCCTGGGCGTGGGTGCCCACCTGGAGCGCTGGGATGTGCCCCGGGAGCGTATCGTTGAGATGGACTGGTGGGATGAACATACCATCAAGGGCCTGACCATCGCCGCGACACCCTCACGCCACTTCACCGGCCGCGGGCTCTTCGACAGATTTGAGACCCTCTGGGCCTCCTGGACCTTCGTCGGCCCTGAGCACCGTGTCTTCTTCAGCGGCGACACGGGATTCTTCGAGGGCTTCCGCGACATCGCCGAGCGCTACGGTCCCTTCGACATCGCCATGTACGAGATCGGCGCTTACCACCCGGCCTGGGGCCAGATTCATCTCGGCCCCGAAGGCGCCCTTGATGCCTTCGAGCTCATGGACGCCGCGCTGGTCATGCCCATCCACTGGGGCAGCTTCGACCTTGGCCTGCACGGGTGGACCGAGCCCATCGAAACCTTCGTCAGACTGGCCGAGGAGCGCGGCCACCCCTGGGTGACCCCGGCCCCCGGCGCTTCGGTGGAGCCGGGACTTATTGAGCCTCGTTCGCCATGGTGGCGCGTCAACGATCCTTAA